The following proteins are co-located in the Castor canadensis chromosome 5, mCasCan1.hap1v2, whole genome shotgun sequence genome:
- the Itpa gene encoding inosine triphosphate pyrophosphatase isoform X1, translated as MAASVVGKKIVFVTGNAKKLEEVIQILGDKFPCTLVAQKIDLPEYQGEPDEISIQKCQEAARQVQGPVLVEDTCLCFNALGGLPGPYIKWFLEKLKPEGLHQLLAGFEDKSAYALCTFALSTGDPSNPVLLFRGRTSGQIVVPRGCRDFGWDPCFQPDGYEQTYAEMPKAEKNAISHRFRALLELQEYFGSVTSGPGGDHSGRETGES; from the exons ATGGCGGCCTCCGTAGTTGGGAAGAAGATCGTATTTGTCACAGGAAACGCTAAGAAGCTTGAGGAG GTCATTCAGATTCTAGGAGATAAGTTTCCATGCACTTTGGTGGCACAGAAAATTGACC TGCCAGAGTACCAGGGAGAGCCGGATGAAATTTCCATACAGAAGTGTCAGGAGGCGGCTCGCCAG GTACAGGGGCCTGTACTGGTGGAGGATACCTGTCTGTGCTTCAATGCCCTCGGGGGACTCCCTGGTCCCTACAT cAAATGGTTTCTGGAGAAGTTAAAGCCTGAAG GtctccaccagctcctggctggctttgaggaCAAATCAGCCTATGCACTCTGCACCTTTGCTCTCAGCACTGGGGACCCAAGCAATCCTGTGCTTTTGTTCAGGGGCCGAACCTCG GGCCAGATTGTGGTGCCCCGAGGCTGCCGAGACTTTGGCTGGGACCCATGCTTTCAGCCTGATGGATATGAGCAAAC GTATGCCGAGATGCCCAAGGCGGAGAAGAATGCCATCTCCCATCGCTTCCGGGCCCTGTTGGAACTACAGGAGTACTTTGGCAGTGTGACTTCTGGGCCTGGAGGAGACCACTCAGGCCGGGAGACTGGGGAGAGCTAG
- the Itpa gene encoding inosine triphosphate pyrophosphatase isoform X2: MAASVVGKKIVFVTGNAKKLEEVIQILGDKFPCTLVAQKIDLPEYQGEPDEISIQKCQEAARQVQGPVLVEDTCLCFNALGGLPGPYIKWFLEKLKPEGLHQLLAGFEDKSAYALCTFALSTGDPSNPVLLFRGRTSVCRDAQGGEECHLPSLPGPVGTTGVLWQCDFWAWRRPLRPGDWGELA; the protein is encoded by the exons ATGGCGGCCTCCGTAGTTGGGAAGAAGATCGTATTTGTCACAGGAAACGCTAAGAAGCTTGAGGAG GTCATTCAGATTCTAGGAGATAAGTTTCCATGCACTTTGGTGGCACAGAAAATTGACC TGCCAGAGTACCAGGGAGAGCCGGATGAAATTTCCATACAGAAGTGTCAGGAGGCGGCTCGCCAG GTACAGGGGCCTGTACTGGTGGAGGATACCTGTCTGTGCTTCAATGCCCTCGGGGGACTCCCTGGTCCCTACAT cAAATGGTTTCTGGAGAAGTTAAAGCCTGAAG GtctccaccagctcctggctggctttgaggaCAAATCAGCCTATGCACTCTGCACCTTTGCTCTCAGCACTGGGGACCCAAGCAATCCTGTGCTTTTGTTCAGGGGCCGAACCTCG GTATGCCGAGATGCCCAAGGCGGAGAAGAATGCCATCTCCCATCGCTTCCGGGCCCTGTTGGAACTACAGGAGTACTTTGGCAGTGTGACTTCTGGGCCTGGAGGAGACCACTCAGGCCGGGAGACTGGGGAGAGCTAGCCTGA
- the Slc4a11 gene encoding solute carrier family 4 member 11 isoform X2, which produces MATRRVFHLQPCENSPTMSQNGYLDDSNDNFVAATSQNYFNNDKDDVAEVPEENLGDETLDTVNSSIVSGESIRFFVNVNLEMKSTKSDSINQGCVLLHTSRKCLKLKNFKEEIRAHRDLDGFLAQATIILNETATSLDEVLRTMLKRFTKDPNHAEPACSLNQLMPKIFTDAGALMEGKVHLLSDTIQGVTATVRGVHYQQSWLCIICTIKELQRRHVCISRLVRPQNWGENSCEVRFVILVLAPPKMKSTKTAMEVARTFATMFLDITFRQKLLKTHTEEEFKEALVHQRHLLTIARPSVKGYSTTSIPSYRHPKPPKCRDFYPFGKGIWEDFMRRYPVYPLDFTDGLIGKNKAVCKYITTTLFLYFACLLPTIAFGSLNDENTDGAIGVQKTVVGQSIGGLLYALFSGQPLVILLTTAPLAIYIQVIRVICDDYNLDFNSFYAWTGLWNSFFLTLYAIFNLSLIMSLFKRSMEEVIAMFISMTFVLDAVKGTVKIFWKYYHGQHQYSKSISPLVNLLGIGTSLNTSLHTTLNSSLLASPPELTKSDNSDTIHSGRETAVLSLLIMLGTLWLGYTLYQFKKSPYLHPRVRETLSDCALPIAVLCFSFISSYFFQEIEMSKFRYNPRENLFEMARIHLLSLKAIGSAMGLGFLLSLLFFIEQNLVGALVNSPENRLVKGTAYHWDLLLLAIINTGLSLFGLPWIHAAYPHSPLHVRALAFVEERVENGHICETIVNVKETRLTSLGASILVGLSLLLLPLPLQWIPKPVLYGLFLYIALTSMDDNQLFARVALLLMEQTSYPPTHYIRKVPQRKIHYFTGLQILQLLLLCAFGMSSLPYMKMVFPLIMIAMIPIRYNLLPRIIETKYLDAMDAEHRP; this is translated from the exons TGGCAGCTACATCTCAGAACTACTTCAATAATGACAAGGATGATGTTGCTGAAGTCCCAGAGGAGAATCTGGGGGATGAGACCTTGGACACGGTCAACTCCTCCATTGTGTCTGGCGAGAGCATCCGTTTTTTTGTCAATGTGAACCTTGAGATGAAGTCCACCAAATCTG ACAGCATTAACCAGGGCTGCGTGCTCCTGCATACGTCCCGCAAG TGCCTGAAGCTAAAGAACTTTAAGGAAGAGATCCGTGCACACCGGGACCTGGATGGCTTCCTGGCACAGGCCACCATCATTCTGAATGAAACAGCTACCTCTCTGGATGAGGTGCTGCGAACCATGCTCAAGCGCTTCACCAAGGACCCCAACCATGCAGAACCTGCATGCAGCTTGAACCAGCTCATGCCCAAGATCTTTACAGACGCTGGGGCCCTCATGGAGGGTAAAG TCCACCTTCTGTCAGACACCATCCAAGGGGTCACTGCCACAGTCAGAGGAGTGCACTACCAGCAGTCGTGGCTTTGCATCAT CTGTACCATCAAAGAACTGCAGAGGCGGCATGTGTGCATCAGCCGCCTGGTTCGCCCACAGAACTGGGGTGAAAACTCCTGTGAGGTTCGCTTTGTGATCTTGGTGCTGGCCCCACCCAAGATG AAAAGCACCAAGACAGCGATGGAGGTGGCACGCACATTTGCCACCATGTTCTTGGACATCACCTTCCGCCAGAAGCTCCTGAAGACGCACACAGAGGAAGAATTCAAGGAGGCCTTGGTACATCAGAGACATCTGCTCACCATAGCGAGGCCATCAGTGAAGGGATACAGCACAACCTCCATTCCTTCTTACAGACACCCAAAG CCCCCAAAATGCAGGGACTTTTACCCCTTTGGGAAAGGCATCTGGGAGGACTTCATGCGCCGGTACCCTGTATACCCACTGGACTTCACTGATG GTCTTATTGGGAAAAACAAGGCTGTGTGCAAATATATCACCACCACCTTGTTCCTCTACTTTGCCTGCCTCCTGCCCACGATTGCTTTCGGGTCTCTCAACGATGAAAACACAGATGGGGCCATTG GTGTGCAGAAGACCGTAGTTGGGCAGAGCATTGGAGGCCTCTTGTATGCACTCTTCTCCGGGCAGCCGCTGGTGATACTGCTGACAACCGCACCCCTGGCCATCTACATCCAGG TGATCCGTGTCATCTGTGACGACTACAACCTGGACTTCAACTCCTTCTATGCATGGACGGGCCTGTGGAATAGTTTCTTCCTCACACTTTATGCCATCTTCAACCTCAGCCTGATTATGAGTCTCTTCAAGAG GTCGATGGAAGAAGTAATTGCCATGTTCATCTCCATGACGTTCGTGCTAGATGCTGTCAAGGGCACGGTCAAAA TCTTCTGGAAGTACTACCATGGTCAGCACCAATACTCAAAGAGCATTTCACCTCTGGTGAACCTGTTGGGCATTGGCACCAGCCTCAACACCAGCCTCCATACCACCCTCAACAGCAGCCTCCTGGCCAGCCCCCCAGAGTTGACCAAGAGTGACAACTCCGACACCATACACTCAGGTCGGGAAACTGCGGTGCTCAGCCTCCTCATCATGCTGGGCACACTTTGGCTGGGCTATACCCTCTATCAGTTCAAGAAGAG TCCCTACCTGCACCCCCGAGTGCGCGAGACCCTGTCCGACTGTGCCCTGCCCATCGCTGTGCTCTGCTTTTCCTTCATCAGCTCCTACTTCTTCCAGGAAATTGAGA TGAGCAAGTTCCGCTACAACCCCAGGGAGAACCTCTTCGAGATGGCACGGATCCACTTGTTGTCCCTAAAGGCCATTGGCAGTGCCATGGGCCTTGGCTTCCTGCTCTCCTTGCTCTTCTTTATTGAGCAGAACCTGGTGGGTGCCTTGGTCAACTCACCAGAGAACAG GCTGGTGAAGGGCACTGCCTACCACTGGGACCTCCTGCTGCTCGCCATCATCAACACGGGGCTGTCTCTGTTTGGGCTACCCTGGATCCATGCCGCCTACCCCCATTCCCCCTTGCACGTGCGTGCATTGGCTTTCGTGGAGGAGAGAGTGGAGAATGGGCACATCTGTGAGAC GATTGTGAATGTGAAGGAGACACGGCTGACCTCGCTGGGCGCCAGCATCCTGGTGGGCCTCtccctgctgctgctgccctTGCCACTGCAGTGGATCCCCAAGCCTGTGCTCTATGGCCTCTTCCTCTACATTGCACTCACCTCCATGGATGACAACCAGCTCTTCGCACGTGTGGCCCTGCTGCTCATGGAGCAG ACGTCATACCCACCCACGCACTACATCCGGAAGGTGCCCCAGAGGAAGATCCACTACTTCACAGGCCTGCAGATTCTGCAGTTGCTGCTGCTCTGTGCCTTTGGCATGAGCTCCCTGCCCTACATGAAGATGGTCTTTCCCCTCATCATGATTGCCATGATCCCCATCCG CTACAACCTGCTGCCCCGAATCATTGAAACCAAATACTTGGATGCCATGGATGCTGAGCACAGGCCCTGA
- the Slc4a11 gene encoding solute carrier family 4 member 11 isoform X1 has product MGVYGDRDWDRAGSGRERRNVSREGHRPRLSAWQSRRERERERERQRQRPVPITSVQPKHPEMDSVEETWIDEPENSPTMSQNGYLDDSNDNFVAATSQNYFNNDKDDVAEVPEENLGDETLDTVNSSIVSGESIRFFVNVNLEMKSTKSDSINQGCVLLHTSRKCLKLKNFKEEIRAHRDLDGFLAQATIILNETATSLDEVLRTMLKRFTKDPNHAEPACSLNQLMPKIFTDAGALMEGKVHLLSDTIQGVTATVRGVHYQQSWLCIICTIKELQRRHVCISRLVRPQNWGENSCEVRFVILVLAPPKMKSTKTAMEVARTFATMFLDITFRQKLLKTHTEEEFKEALVHQRHLLTIARPSVKGYSTTSIPSYRHPKPPKCRDFYPFGKGIWEDFMRRYPVYPLDFTDGLIGKNKAVCKYITTTLFLYFACLLPTIAFGSLNDENTDGAIGVQKTVVGQSIGGLLYALFSGQPLVILLTTAPLAIYIQVIRVICDDYNLDFNSFYAWTGLWNSFFLTLYAIFNLSLIMSLFKRSMEEVIAMFISMTFVLDAVKGTVKIFWKYYHGQHQYSKSISPLVNLLGIGTSLNTSLHTTLNSSLLASPPELTKSDNSDTIHSGRETAVLSLLIMLGTLWLGYTLYQFKKSPYLHPRVRETLSDCALPIAVLCFSFISSYFFQEIEMSKFRYNPRENLFEMARIHLLSLKAIGSAMGLGFLLSLLFFIEQNLVGALVNSPENRLVKGTAYHWDLLLLAIINTGLSLFGLPWIHAAYPHSPLHVRALAFVEERVENGHICETIVNVKETRLTSLGASILVGLSLLLLPLPLQWIPKPVLYGLFLYIALTSMDDNQLFARVALLLMEQTSYPPTHYIRKVPQRKIHYFTGLQILQLLLLCAFGMSSLPYMKMVFPLIMIAMIPIRYNLLPRIIETKYLDAMDAEHRP; this is encoded by the exons TGGCAGCTACATCTCAGAACTACTTCAATAATGACAAGGATGATGTTGCTGAAGTCCCAGAGGAGAATCTGGGGGATGAGACCTTGGACACGGTCAACTCCTCCATTGTGTCTGGCGAGAGCATCCGTTTTTTTGTCAATGTGAACCTTGAGATGAAGTCCACCAAATCTG ACAGCATTAACCAGGGCTGCGTGCTCCTGCATACGTCCCGCAAG TGCCTGAAGCTAAAGAACTTTAAGGAAGAGATCCGTGCACACCGGGACCTGGATGGCTTCCTGGCACAGGCCACCATCATTCTGAATGAAACAGCTACCTCTCTGGATGAGGTGCTGCGAACCATGCTCAAGCGCTTCACCAAGGACCCCAACCATGCAGAACCTGCATGCAGCTTGAACCAGCTCATGCCCAAGATCTTTACAGACGCTGGGGCCCTCATGGAGGGTAAAG TCCACCTTCTGTCAGACACCATCCAAGGGGTCACTGCCACAGTCAGAGGAGTGCACTACCAGCAGTCGTGGCTTTGCATCAT CTGTACCATCAAAGAACTGCAGAGGCGGCATGTGTGCATCAGCCGCCTGGTTCGCCCACAGAACTGGGGTGAAAACTCCTGTGAGGTTCGCTTTGTGATCTTGGTGCTGGCCCCACCCAAGATG AAAAGCACCAAGACAGCGATGGAGGTGGCACGCACATTTGCCACCATGTTCTTGGACATCACCTTCCGCCAGAAGCTCCTGAAGACGCACACAGAGGAAGAATTCAAGGAGGCCTTGGTACATCAGAGACATCTGCTCACCATAGCGAGGCCATCAGTGAAGGGATACAGCACAACCTCCATTCCTTCTTACAGACACCCAAAG CCCCCAAAATGCAGGGACTTTTACCCCTTTGGGAAAGGCATCTGGGAGGACTTCATGCGCCGGTACCCTGTATACCCACTGGACTTCACTGATG GTCTTATTGGGAAAAACAAGGCTGTGTGCAAATATATCACCACCACCTTGTTCCTCTACTTTGCCTGCCTCCTGCCCACGATTGCTTTCGGGTCTCTCAACGATGAAAACACAGATGGGGCCATTG GTGTGCAGAAGACCGTAGTTGGGCAGAGCATTGGAGGCCTCTTGTATGCACTCTTCTCCGGGCAGCCGCTGGTGATACTGCTGACAACCGCACCCCTGGCCATCTACATCCAGG TGATCCGTGTCATCTGTGACGACTACAACCTGGACTTCAACTCCTTCTATGCATGGACGGGCCTGTGGAATAGTTTCTTCCTCACACTTTATGCCATCTTCAACCTCAGCCTGATTATGAGTCTCTTCAAGAG GTCGATGGAAGAAGTAATTGCCATGTTCATCTCCATGACGTTCGTGCTAGATGCTGTCAAGGGCACGGTCAAAA TCTTCTGGAAGTACTACCATGGTCAGCACCAATACTCAAAGAGCATTTCACCTCTGGTGAACCTGTTGGGCATTGGCACCAGCCTCAACACCAGCCTCCATACCACCCTCAACAGCAGCCTCCTGGCCAGCCCCCCAGAGTTGACCAAGAGTGACAACTCCGACACCATACACTCAGGTCGGGAAACTGCGGTGCTCAGCCTCCTCATCATGCTGGGCACACTTTGGCTGGGCTATACCCTCTATCAGTTCAAGAAGAG TCCCTACCTGCACCCCCGAGTGCGCGAGACCCTGTCCGACTGTGCCCTGCCCATCGCTGTGCTCTGCTTTTCCTTCATCAGCTCCTACTTCTTCCAGGAAATTGAGA TGAGCAAGTTCCGCTACAACCCCAGGGAGAACCTCTTCGAGATGGCACGGATCCACTTGTTGTCCCTAAAGGCCATTGGCAGTGCCATGGGCCTTGGCTTCCTGCTCTCCTTGCTCTTCTTTATTGAGCAGAACCTGGTGGGTGCCTTGGTCAACTCACCAGAGAACAG GCTGGTGAAGGGCACTGCCTACCACTGGGACCTCCTGCTGCTCGCCATCATCAACACGGGGCTGTCTCTGTTTGGGCTACCCTGGATCCATGCCGCCTACCCCCATTCCCCCTTGCACGTGCGTGCATTGGCTTTCGTGGAGGAGAGAGTGGAGAATGGGCACATCTGTGAGAC GATTGTGAATGTGAAGGAGACACGGCTGACCTCGCTGGGCGCCAGCATCCTGGTGGGCCTCtccctgctgctgctgccctTGCCACTGCAGTGGATCCCCAAGCCTGTGCTCTATGGCCTCTTCCTCTACATTGCACTCACCTCCATGGATGACAACCAGCTCTTCGCACGTGTGGCCCTGCTGCTCATGGAGCAG ACGTCATACCCACCCACGCACTACATCCGGAAGGTGCCCCAGAGGAAGATCCACTACTTCACAGGCCTGCAGATTCTGCAGTTGCTGCTGCTCTGTGCCTTTGGCATGAGCTCCCTGCCCTACATGAAGATGGTCTTTCCCCTCATCATGATTGCCATGATCCCCATCCG CTACAACCTGCTGCCCCGAATCATTGAAACCAAATACTTGGATGCCATGGATGCTGAGCACAGGCCCTGA